One stretch of Amycolatopsis sp. 195334CR DNA includes these proteins:
- a CDS encoding FMN-binding negative transcriptional regulator gives MRVYGPYVAPSPAMEVEFVRRHPFAVVVSADPGRAPVATHLPVIFPRHDQPPAALAGVTMLGHLARKNPQWTQFADGREILVIFSGQHGYVSPSTYGFEPAVPTLNYAAVHLTGTVELTDTREESLHVVEETVRTMESMRDPAWDMTASREKFTELVEHVVSFKVHVTDVQAMFKLSQDMAPEVRARVRADLGAGGHPGLAGLMAEVDQPHAAASTASPSVSSESGMDSGGRNRSTLP, from the coding sequence ATGCGTGTCTACGGGCCTTACGTCGCGCCGTCACCGGCGATGGAGGTGGAGTTCGTGCGGCGGCACCCGTTCGCCGTGGTGGTCAGCGCGGACCCGGGCCGGGCGCCGGTGGCCACCCACCTGCCGGTGATCTTCCCCCGGCACGACCAGCCGCCCGCCGCACTGGCCGGGGTGACCATGCTCGGCCACCTGGCCCGCAAGAATCCACAGTGGACACAGTTCGCCGACGGCCGGGAGATCCTGGTGATCTTCTCCGGCCAGCACGGTTACGTCTCCCCCAGCACCTACGGCTTCGAGCCGGCCGTGCCCACGCTGAACTACGCCGCGGTGCACCTGACCGGCACGGTCGAGCTGACCGACACCAGGGAGGAATCCCTGCACGTGGTGGAGGAAACCGTGCGCACCATGGAGAGCATGCGCGATCCCGCGTGGGACATGACGGCGTCGCGGGAGAAGTTCACCGAGCTGGTCGAGCACGTGGTGTCGTTCAAGGTGCACGTCACCGACGTGCAGGCGATGTTCAAGCTCAGCCAGGACATGGCGCCCGAGGTCCGCGCGCGGGTGCGCGCGGACCTCGGCGCCGGTGGCCACCCCGGGCTCGCCGGGCTGATGGCCGAGGTCGATCAGCCGCACGCGGCCGCCAGCACCGCCAGCCCCTCGGTGAGCAGTGAGTCCGGAATGGACAGCGGCGGCAGGAACCGGAGCACGTTGCCGTAG
- a CDS encoding primary-amine oxidase: MTDCCHTPTGGAVVTEAAAHPLDSLTGVEFLRTREILEEAGVLRESTRFSYAGLAEPAKDRLARYEADGAPVPREVRALLLDIKSGDAEDVLVRLDEPGVVSRTPIDSEAAGHVPVLAEEHTTVREIMAADEGWLAALRKRGIEDPAQVYLAALSAGRFDSIPDAHRRMVRVLAHWRPEPSTMVWAHPIDGLVAYVDLIAREVCEIVDTGVVPIPRESGDYDDPEVRGPLRTSQRAIEITQPDGPSFTLHGNVLSWENWEVRLGYDMREGLVLHQLGFRDGDRLRPVVHRASVAEMVVPYADPGPIRFWQNYFDTGEYQLGSLANALELGCDCLGDITYVDAVVAGGDGRPVTLPNAICIHEEDDGVLWKHTDPSNGSRQTRRQRRLVVSFFVTVGNYDYGFYWYLYLDGTIELKAKATGIVFTARYDERIAPYASQVAPDLAAPYHQHLFNVRLDMAVDGPANAVDEVEVERVPMGPDNPHGNAFRRRATRLRRESEAQRLAEPAAGRTWLVVNPERRNRLGDAPGYALIPEGQPVLLADEASAIHGRATFATRHLWVTEYHPEERFPAGDLVNQGPPGAGLPAYTAADRDLDGTDLVLWHTFGLTHFPRPEDWPVMPVDHCGFLLRPVGFFDRNPTLDVPSPGGHCAS; the protein is encoded by the coding sequence GCGTCGAATTCCTGCGTACCCGCGAAATCCTCGAAGAAGCCGGGGTGCTGCGCGAGTCCACCCGGTTCTCCTACGCGGGTCTGGCCGAACCGGCTAAAGACCGGCTCGCGCGCTACGAGGCCGACGGTGCGCCGGTACCGCGCGAAGTGCGCGCGCTGCTGCTGGACATCAAATCCGGTGACGCCGAGGACGTGCTGGTCCGGCTCGACGAACCCGGGGTGGTTTCGCGGACGCCGATCGATTCCGAAGCGGCAGGCCACGTCCCGGTGCTGGCCGAGGAGCACACCACCGTCCGCGAGATCATGGCCGCCGACGAGGGCTGGCTGGCCGCCCTGCGCAAACGCGGCATCGAGGACCCCGCGCAGGTCTACCTGGCCGCGTTGTCCGCCGGCCGGTTCGACTCCATCCCGGACGCCCACCGGCGGATGGTGCGTGTGCTGGCGCACTGGCGGCCGGAACCGTCCACAATGGTCTGGGCGCACCCGATCGACGGACTGGTGGCGTACGTGGACCTGATCGCGCGTGAGGTGTGCGAGATCGTCGACACCGGCGTGGTGCCGATCCCGCGGGAATCCGGTGACTACGACGACCCCGAGGTGCGCGGGCCACTGCGGACCTCCCAGCGCGCCATCGAGATCACCCAGCCGGACGGCCCGAGCTTCACCCTGCACGGCAACGTGCTGAGCTGGGAGAACTGGGAGGTCCGGCTCGGCTACGACATGCGCGAGGGGCTCGTCCTGCACCAGCTCGGCTTCCGCGACGGTGACCGCCTGCGCCCGGTGGTGCACCGCGCGTCGGTCGCCGAGATGGTGGTGCCCTACGCCGACCCCGGCCCGATCCGGTTCTGGCAGAACTACTTCGACACCGGCGAGTACCAGCTCGGCAGCCTGGCGAACGCGCTCGAACTCGGCTGCGACTGCCTCGGCGACATCACCTACGTCGACGCCGTGGTGGCCGGCGGGGACGGGCGCCCGGTGACCCTGCCCAACGCGATCTGCATCCACGAGGAGGACGACGGCGTGCTGTGGAAGCACACCGACCCGTCCAACGGCAGCAGGCAGACCCGGCGGCAGCGGCGCCTGGTGGTCTCGTTCTTCGTCACCGTCGGCAACTACGACTACGGTTTCTACTGGTACCTCTACCTCGACGGCACGATCGAGCTGAAGGCCAAGGCCACCGGCATCGTGTTCACCGCCCGCTACGACGAGCGCATCGCGCCGTACGCCTCGCAGGTGGCGCCCGACCTCGCCGCGCCGTATCACCAGCACCTGTTCAACGTGCGCCTGGACATGGCCGTGGACGGCCCCGCCAACGCGGTCGACGAGGTCGAGGTCGAACGGGTGCCGATGGGCCCGGACAACCCGCACGGCAACGCCTTCCGCCGCCGCGCCACCCGGCTGCGGCGGGAGTCCGAGGCGCAGCGGCTGGCCGAGCCCGCGGCCGGGCGGACCTGGCTGGTGGTCAACCCCGAGCGCCGCAACCGGCTCGGCGACGCGCCGGGGTACGCGCTGATCCCGGAGGGCCAGCCGGTGCTGCTCGCCGACGAGGCCTCCGCGATCCACGGCCGGGCCACCTTCGCCACGCGGCACCTGTGGGTCACCGAGTACCACCCCGAGGAGCGCTTCCCGGCCGGTGACCTGGTCAACCAGGGGCCGCCGGGGGCCGGACTGCCCGCCTACACCGCCGCGGACCGCGACCTCGACGGCACGGACCTGGTGCTGTGGCACACCTTCGGGCTGACCCACTTCCCCCGCCCGGAAGACTGGCCGGTGATGCCGGTGGACCACTGCGGCTTCCTGCTCCGGCCGGTCGGTTTCTTCGACCGGAACCCGACGCTGGACGTGCCGTCCCCCGGCGGCCACTGCGCGAGCTGA